From one Triticum aestivum cultivar Chinese Spring chromosome 4B, IWGSC CS RefSeq v2.1, whole genome shotgun sequence genomic stretch:
- the LOC123090515 gene encoding uncharacterized protein yields the protein MESNAGSSSSPSETFSEIDNHMECLYITPNEAVWRLPEYHIHPTYLSTKRLPVILNGMKNDSVSQFPIGHVKKKSFSINNAHVLRSTKPSPIKELMTHPSSTINIESMMIQTPEDSNNTTHPSCPGATINTQKKQDKHSLAKRIAEFTEDETTNKESQKEVDLEAAELHLQVVKKHKQHNAGNNMTMNS from the exons ATGGAGTCTAATGCTGGATCATCCTCTTCCCCAAGTGAAACGTTCAGTGAAATAGATAATCATATGGAATGTCTCTATATTACACCAAACGAGGCTGTTTGGCGCTTGCCTGAGTATCACATTCACCCTACATACCTGTCCACAAAAAGACTCCCTGTTATACTTAATGGAATGAAGAATGATTCAGTATCCCAGTTCCCCATAGGTCATGTCAAAAAGAAAAGCTTCTCAATCAACAACGCACACGTGCTTCGCTCTACAAAG CCATCTCCAATCAAAGAATTGATGACCCATCCATCTTCAACAATAAATATTGAGAG TATGATGATCCAAACACCAGAGGACTCAAACAATACTACACATCCCTCTTGCCCAGGCGCAACTATCAACACTCAGAAAAAACAAGACAA GCACTCTTTAGCTAAAAGGATCGCTGAATTTACAGAAGATGAAACCACCAACAAAGAGAG TCAAAAGGAGGTTGATCTTGAGGCTGCAGAACTTCATCTTCAAGTTGTCAAAAAGCATAAGCAACA CAATGCAGGAAACAACATGACAATGAATAGCTAA